Below is a genomic region from Delftia tsuruhatensis.
CCACGGGGGGATGGTGTAATCGCGGCACACTGCCATCGCCCGCCCAGTCCGCCTCACCCATGACCAAAGTCCTCGCCTTTTTCGCCACCGCCGCGCTGCAGTTGTGCTGGGTGCCCCACGCCATGGCCGCCAGCTGCGAGGACGGCGCCACCAACATGTCCGAGATCCGCGCCTGCCTGGCCGAGCAGAACAAGTCCGCCGTGAAGGAGGCCTACGTCGAGCTGTCCCTCAAGCTCAAGGCCCGCATGCCCCAGGCCTCGGCCGCCCTGGAGGAGTCGCAGCGCAACTGGGTGCAGTTCGCGCGCAGCTCCTGCGACTTCTATGCGGAATTCAACTCGGCCACCTGGATCCGGGAAGACGCGCGCGCCAATTGCATGGCCGATTTCTCGCGGGCACGCGTCAAGGTGCTCAAGGCCTGGGAGAACCAGCTGGACAAGAAGCCCTGAGCTGCCGGGCTGCCCGCCACAGTGATTCGGCCATGGCACCGATCTCATGGCCCTGGTGCAGCCGTTGCAGCCAATGCCCTGGAATGCCGCTGGCGCCGTGGGTGGCGCCAGCGAGCTGGCCGGCGATGGCGGCCGTGGTGTCAGCGTCGTCACCCAGGTTTGCGGCCTCCAGCACGGCTGCCTCGAAGCTGTCGTGGCGGGTGCAGCACCACAGCGCCGCTTCCAGGCTGTCCACCACATAGCCGCTGCCCCGGATCTGCGCGGCGCTCTTGTCCAGGTATCCTCCTGCGGCGATGTCTCTGATACGGGGGCTGTCGGTGGCGGAGACGATATCGCACAGGTCGAGCACCTGCGGCAGGGGCAGGCCGCTCAACGCCCGGCTCAGCGCCACTGCGAACAGGCGGCAGGCCTGCAGGCATTCAGGGGCTGCATGGGTGGTGCGCGAGCTGAGTTCGGCCATGCGCTGCACCAGATCTTCGTCCTGGCCGAAGAACATGGGAACGGGTGCCAGCCGCATCAATGAGCCGTTGCCGGCCTGGTCCGGATCGGGCGAACCGGCCAGGGGATCGCCGCAGGCCAGGAAGCGCTGGATGGCGGCCTTGGTGGCCATGCCGATATCGAAGCAGTTGCCGGTCGAGCTCCAGTAGCCCCATTCGTACCAGTTCGCATAGCGCGTCATCTGGTCGTGCGCGTCGCAAC
It encodes:
- a CDS encoding ADP-ribosylglycohydrolase family protein, with protein sequence MSGSTGMAMDTLDRYRGALLGLACGDAVGTTLEFQPRGSFAPLTDMVGGGPFSLPAGKWTDDTSMALCLAESLLQRSGCDAHDQMTRYANWYEWGYWSSTGNCFDIGMATKAAIQRFLACGDPLAGSPDPDQAGNGSLMRLAPVPMFFGQDEDLVQRMAELSSRTTHAAPECLQACRLFAVALSRALSGLPLPQVLDLCDIVSATDSPRIRDIAAGGYLDKSAAQIRGSGYVVDSLEAALWCCTRHDSFEAAVLEAANLGDDADTTAAIAGQLAGATHGASGIPGHWLQRLHQGHEIGAMAESLWRAARQLRASCPAGSPRP
- a CDS encoding lysozyme inhibitor LprI family protein codes for the protein MTKVLAFFATAALQLCWVPHAMAASCEDGATNMSEIRACLAEQNKSAVKEAYVELSLKLKARMPQASAALEESQRNWVQFARSSCDFYAEFNSATWIREDARANCMADFSRARVKVLKAWENQLDKKP